The window GATCCCAACCGCCTTCTTCCATAGAATGCATGAAGTCGTCTCCATATTTTATAATTCCTGATTCTAACATCTCACGCAACAAGTCATTTCCTTCACGTGTACGCTCACCAACTCCTGCAAATACAGAAAGTCCACCGTGACCTTTCGCGATGTTATTAATCAATTCTTGAATCAATACTGTTTTTCCTACTCCGGCACCACCGAATAAACCAATTTTACCACCTTTTGCATAAGGCTCGATAAGGTCAATTACTTTGATACCTGTAAAAAGTACTTCGGTAGAAGTAGAAAGGTCTTCAAATGCTGGTGCATCTCTGTGAATAGAAAGACCATCTTTACCAGTTTTAGGAAGATCACCTAACCCATCAATCGCATCACCGATTACATTGAATAGACGTCCGTAAACATCCTCACCGATAGGCATTTTAATAGGATTACCAGTTGCTTGAACTGAAGTACCACGACTAAGACCGTCTGTGGAGTCCATCGAGATTGTTCTTACTGTACGCTCACCGATGTGAGACTGCACTTCAAGTACCAGTATAGAACCGTCTTCTCTTGCGATTTCTAGTGAATCATAAATTTTAGGAAGTGCACTATCTGCACTATCAAATGTTACGTCTACCACCGGACCGATGATTTGTGAAACGCTACCTGTATTCTGAGACATTGATATAATGTTTTAAAACTTAAAAAGATACAACTTTTAACGGCTGTTTTTCGTCGTGCAAAGATACTGCTTTCCTCTTTATAAAAACATGGAGTTTTTTATTTTTTTTAATTCTTAAATGCGATCCCTTTCAAATCAATTGTAACGAGAGGTATGTAGGTTATTGTTCTCGCTTTCGCGAAAGCGTAAATCAAAAAAGTCACTTCGTTAAGAAATGACTTTTAATTATCTAATTATATGAATAGGTATTACTCGACAGTAACACTTTTTGCCAAATTACGTGGCTGATCTACATTTTTACCTAACTTGACCGCTATATGGTAAGACAACAACTGCAATGGTATTGTAGTCAGAAGTGGAGTCATAAACTCGATAGTTTCTGGAACTTCAATCACATGATCTGCAAGGTTTCTTACATCCACATCTCCTTCAGTAACTATTCCAATAATCTTCCCACTACGTGACTTGATCTCTTGAATATTACTTACCACCTTTTCATAATGTCCCTTTTTTGTAGCAATAACCACTACAGGCATTTGCTCATCAATAAGCGCAATAGGACCGTGTTTCATCTCTGCAGCAGGATATCCTTCTGCATGGATATAGCTGATTTCTTTTAATTTTAAAGCACCTTCTAAGGCTACAGGGAAGTTAAAGCCACGTCCTAAATAAAGACAGTTTTTTGCGTCTTTATAGATTTCTGCCACTTTCTCAATATGTTCATTTGAGGTTAAAGCCTCTGCAACTTTCTCTGGTATAGTCTCTAACTCGTTCAGATAGGTATGAAAGTCACTTGTTGAGATCTTACCTTTCTTCTTAGCAAGCTGTAAAGCTATTAATGTAAGCACTGTAATTTGTGTCGTGAAAGCCTTAGTAGACGCTACACCTATTTCAGGTCCTGCGTGAGTATATGCTCCTGCATGAGTCTCTCTAGAAATAGAGCTTCCCACTACGTTGCATACACCAAAAACAAAAGCGCCACTTTCCTTAGCCAACTTAATAGCTGCCATCGTATCTGCTGTTTCACCACTTTGTGAAATTGCTATCAGTACATCTTCTTTATCAATTACAGGATTGCGGTATCTGAATTCAGAAGCATATTCTACCTCAACTGGTATTCTTGCCAGCTCTTCAAAAACATACTCGGCTACAAGACCTGCATGCCACGAAGTACCACAAGCTACGATAATAATGCGTTTTGCATTTAAAAATTTATCAATATGGTCGTCTATTCCAGCCATTTTAATAAGACCTTGATCTACAAGCATACGACCTCTAAATGTATCACGTATGGCATCCGGCTGCTCATAAATCTCCTTAAGCATGAAATGATCGTAACCACCCTTTTCAATTTGCTCTAGATTCATTTGTAACTCTTGTACATACGGATCTACTAAGGAATCGTCATGAATTTTTCTCACCTTCATTTCTTTGTGAGTACGTACCACTGCCATCTCTCCATCTTCTAGATAAATTGCATTTTTAGTAAATTCTAAAAAAGGACTTGCGTCGCTGGCAATGAAAAATTCATCTTCACCTACACCTATTGCTAGTGGAGACCCTAGTCTAGCCACTACAATTTCATTGGGCTTTCTACGATCAAAAACAGCAATTGCATAGGCACCTATTGTTTGATTTAATGCAATTTGAACTGCTTTACCTAATTTTACACCTTCCTTTCTTTGTACATCTTCGATCAAGTTTACGAGAACCTCGGTATCTGTATCTGATTGAAAGGAATAACCTCTATTTTTAAGTTCTTGCTTTAATGGCTCATAATTTTCTATGATACCATTATGTATAATTACGAGATCACCACTATTAGAAAAATGAGGATGTGAGTTCACATCATTAGGTACTCCATGAGTTGCCCACCTAGTGTGACCTATTGCAATAGTTCCTTCAGTTGAAATATCAGCTTCAATTTTGGATTCTAAGTCTGCAACTTTTCCTTTGGTTTTACTAAATCTAAGCTCCTTTCCATCATAAATGGCGATACCTGCACTATCATAACCTCGATATTCCAGTCTTTTTAGACCGTTTAAAACAATAGGGTATGCTTTACGATGCCCTATGTAACCTACGATTCCACACATATTGTATAATTGTTAATTGGTTGTTTCTGAATAAAAGACTTTTAATTTAGGCCTTTTGCTTAATATAGGGGATAAATTTCCATGAATTACAGTCCCTTCATGCGAGATGGCAGCGCTTAAAGGTATGATATTAGGCTCAATAGTGCTACCACCTTGATTTAACACTTCATTGTTACCAATCAACGAAACATTTTGGCTTACCGCGATTCCTAAACGATTATTCTGGATGTTTCCGGCTAAAATATCATTCAAGTGCTGCGTTAATCTGATACGGTATTTTATGTCAACACTACCATCATCATTGGTAATTCGTTCTAATCTACCTAAATGAGATAGGTTTGCAAGTAAGGGATCAGTTAATGCGTTAGTAATTACATAGTCAGATAACAAAGTGTTAGTATCATAATCGTAAATAATGATTCTTTCTGGTTCATTCTCACCTTGATCATCTACAGGAAGATTAACGTAAAAATCGATATACGCTTCATTTATTATCCATTGATTTTGTATTACATTGGTCAGTATCGGAGATTCACCATCTACATCATTTGTCGCTTGTCCAAAAAGCTCTACAACAGCAACTGAACCAGCACCTCCTTTTAGAAAAGTATTTTCTGCACCATTTAAAGGGTCATTTGAGGCGGCTATATTTGCCAAAGCTTCAGGTGTAAACTCGTTATTAATAAAACCAACTCTAGCCCCATTGAAATTAAATCTTATATCTGATTGAGGGTTTGCAATAAAATCGTCTGTTTGACCATCTTCATCAAAATCGTTTACATCAATAGAATCAGATTGAATAGTGACGATAATACTTGCCTCATTTAAGTTTAAATGAACAAGGTTACCAGCACCAGTCACTCCATTTACTTTAAAGTAAACTCCTCTAAAATAATCTCGGAATATATTATTATTCGCTAATTCAGATCTTATATCAGTAATTTCACCAGTAGCAGGATCTGTAACAAAAAATATCTCTTTCCATCTTTCAGTTTCTACGTCGCTAAAAGATCTTCTATATCTAGGTGATAAACGTTCGATAGTATCCGTAACAGACATACCATTTACAATATTATCCTCGGTAACAACTTCTTCTAAAGGACTGGGAAGGAAGTCATTGTCACTATACAATAACTCACCCAAGTTATTTTCTATTTCGTTATCAAAATTAGAATAATAAACAGCTGTTTCAGAAATGTTATCAGGATCAAAACTGTTTAGGAAATAATTGCTCCTGTAAAGTTCTATTTGAATAGATTGATTTCCATAGAGAGAATCAAGTTCATAAATAGTTTGATCAGTAGAAGATTGAGAAATAACAGTAGAAAAATAAGGTATATCTATCTTTATATCTACCAGCTCTACATTAAAACCTATATCAGGATTTTGAAACCCTAAGTTTAACTCAGAAACAAAACTATACGTAGAGTTACCATAAACTGGATCTTCATAAAACCCAAAGGGCATTGATGGAAAATTATTAGTTTGTACCGGATTAACCGGAGCGCTATAAGTCTTTACATCAAACTCAGCCTCTTTAATTATATTCTCAGGATCTTCTCCTAGAAAATTACTTCCTAGAGGAGTCAATTCATTTTCACAGGACACCACTCCTAAAATAACTGCAATTATAATCGCAGCATTACATAACATTTTTTTCATTTTTTAAGCTTCTTCTTTTTCGTTCAATACTTGATCAAGATAAAACTCTTCATATGCATCAGCAAACTCTTCTGGAGCGTAATACTTAAGAATAGGCTTATCTTCCTGCCCATCTATGTACGCATCAATTTCTGAATCCAGCTCCTCACTTCCTTTAATGATTGCGTCACTATATTTAATAGCACTCTTCATTAAGTTCACATAAGTAGGGTCTTCAAATTCAGCCAAAGCTTCTTCATCTAAAGCATCATATTGGAGTTTCTCCATCATGTCTTCATCTAACGATCCTTCAAAAGATTGATTGTAAATAGAAGTAACTATTTTACTTTCTTCAAATAATGGATCATTACCGTAATAATTTTTTAGGTAGAGCGGCAATAAACTTGCTAACCAGCCATGCACGTGAATGATGTCGGGAGCCCAATTTAATTTTTTCACTGTTTCGATAACTCCTTTGGCAAAAAAGATAGCACGTTCATCATTATCAGGAAATAGGTTTCCGTCTTCATCAGTTAAGGTTGCTTTTCTTTTAAAGTAATCTTCATTATCAATAAAGTAAACCTGCATACGCTCTTTAGGGATCGAAGCAACCTTTATTATTAATGGCATATCAAGGTCATTAATAATTAAATTCATTCCGCTAAGACGTATTACCTCGTGCAGCTGGTGTCTTCTTTCATTGATGTTACCAAATCTAGGCATGAAAATACGAATCTGTCCACCGCGATCATTCACCATCTTAGGAGAAAAATAAGACATAGAAGACGCCTCTGTCTCAGGTAAATATGGTATAACTTCAGATGATACGTATAAAACTCTTTTTTCCTTCATAAATAAATATATTGTAGCCTAACTTTAAGCAAGTTGCAAAAATAAGCATTTTCTTGCAATTTGCTTCGTAAACCTTATGTTTGTAGAT is drawn from Nonlabens dokdonensis DSW-6 and contains these coding sequences:
- the glmS gene encoding glutamine--fructose-6-phosphate transaminase (isomerizing); translation: MCGIVGYIGHRKAYPIVLNGLKRLEYRGYDSAGIAIYDGKELRFSKTKGKVADLESKIEADISTEGTIAIGHTRWATHGVPNDVNSHPHFSNSGDLVIIHNGIIENYEPLKQELKNRGYSFQSDTDTEVLVNLIEDVQRKEGVKLGKAVQIALNQTIGAYAIAVFDRRKPNEIVVARLGSPLAIGVGEDEFFIASDASPFLEFTKNAIYLEDGEMAVVRTHKEMKVRKIHDDSLVDPYVQELQMNLEQIEKGGYDHFMLKEIYEQPDAIRDTFRGRMLVDQGLIKMAGIDDHIDKFLNAKRIIIVACGTSWHAGLVAEYVFEELARIPVEVEYASEFRYRNPVIDKEDVLIAISQSGETADTMAAIKLAKESGAFVFGVCNVVGSSISRETHAGAYTHAGPEIGVASTKAFTTQITVLTLIALQLAKKKGKISTSDFHTYLNELETIPEKVAEALTSNEHIEKVAEIYKDAKNCLYLGRGFNFPVALEGALKLKEISYIHAEGYPAAEMKHGPIALIDEQMPVVVIATKKGHYEKVVSNIQEIKSRSGKIIGIVTEGDVDVRNLADHVIEVPETIEFMTPLLTTIPLQLLSYHIAVKLGKNVDQPRNLAKSVTVE
- a CDS encoding DUF4270 domain-containing protein; this translates as MKKMLCNAAIIIAVILGVVSCENELTPLGSNFLGEDPENIIKEAEFDVKTYSAPVNPVQTNNFPSMPFGFYEDPVYGNSTYSFVSELNLGFQNPDIGFNVELVDIKIDIPYFSTVISQSSTDQTIYELDSLYGNQSIQIELYRSNYFLNSFDPDNISETAVYYSNFDNEIENNLGELLYSDNDFLPSPLEEVVTEDNIVNGMSVTDTIERLSPRYRRSFSDVETERWKEIFFVTDPATGEITDIRSELANNNIFRDYFRGVYFKVNGVTGAGNLVHLNLNEASIIVTIQSDSIDVNDFDEDGQTDDFIANPQSDIRFNFNGARVGFINNEFTPEALANIAASNDPLNGAENTFLKGGAGSVAVVELFGQATNDVDGESPILTNVIQNQWIINEAYIDFYVNLPVDDQGENEPERIIIYDYDTNTLLSDYVITNALTDPLLANLSHLGRLERITNDDGSVDIKYRIRLTQHLNDILAGNIQNNRLGIAVSQNVSLIGNNEVLNQGGSTIEPNIIPLSAAISHEGTVIHGNLSPILSKRPKLKVFYSETTN
- a CDS encoding glycogen/starch synthase, which gives rise to MKEKRVLYVSSEVIPYLPETEASSMSYFSPKMVNDRGGQIRIFMPRFGNINERRHQLHEVIRLSGMNLIINDLDMPLIIKVASIPKERMQVYFIDNEDYFKRKATLTDEDGNLFPDNDERAIFFAKGVIETVKKLNWAPDIIHVHGWLASLLPLYLKNYYGNDPLFEESKIVTSIYNQSFEGSLDEDMMEKLQYDALDEEALAEFEDPTYVNLMKSAIKYSDAIIKGSEELDSEIDAYIDGQEDKPILKYYAPEEFADAYEEFYLDQVLNEKEEA